In a single window of the Candidatus Thermoplasmatota archaeon genome:
- a CDS encoding 2-oxoacid:ferredoxin oxidoreductase subunit gamma, producing the protein MRKEILLAGFGGQGIILAGYIIGKASALYDGKNAVFTQSYGPEARGGACSAEVIISDVAIDYPYVTNPDVVVVMAQEAYRKYANKAAKNGILIADKDLVSLNKEKLTEGVKVYKIGATKIAEQLGKKIVANIVMLGYFTKVANIVSVEAMKKSLLDSIPKGTEKLNLEAFELGFEYLD; encoded by the coding sequence ATGAGAAAAGAAATATTGTTAGCAGGATTTGGAGGTCAGGGAATAATATTAGCAGGCTATATTATAGGTAAAGCTTCTGCACTTTACGACGGGAAGAATGCAGTATTTACGCAATCTTATGGACCTGAGGCCCGAGGAGGCGCTTGTAGCGCTGAAGTTATAATTTCAGATGTAGCAATAGACTATCCTTACGTTACTAATCCAGATGTGGTTGTTGTGATGGCGCAGGAAGCATACAGAAAATATGCAAATAAAGCAGCTAAAAACGGAATTTTAATAGCAGATAAAGATTTGGTAAGTTTGAATAAAGAGAAACTAACTGAAGGCGTAAAGGTCTATAAAATAGGGGCTACTAAAATTGCTGAGCAGCTCGGCAAGAAAATAGTTGCTAATATAGTAATGCTAGGCTACTTTACTAAAGTTGCAAATATTGTATCTGTAGAAGCCATGAAGAAATCTTTACTTGATAGCATTCCTAAAGGAACTGAGAAACTGAATTTAGAAGCTTTTGAACTTGGCTTTGAGTACTTAGATTGA